One segment of Mycolicibacterium sp. YH-1 DNA contains the following:
- a CDS encoding enoyl-CoA hydratase/isomerase family protein encodes MGQLDWTVADGIGTLVINRPESRNAFTMSMIRDWEEILRSCRTDDGVRVVILTGAGDRAFCAGIDLSWLTEGHTPLERKTDLHAGIQRIALAVEDLDKPIIAAINGVAVGAGLDMALMCDMRVMSSTARVSEGYVKLGLAPGGGGAYFLPRLVGLAKALELLLTGEPVDAAEALRIGLVNQVVAPHELAETVLTLARSIAANPPASVRMIRRVTRQSASLELRPALDLVSSHVAVLATTDDVGEALSAMTERRDGKYVGR; translated from the coding sequence ATGGGTCAACTCGACTGGACGGTTGCCGATGGTATCGGCACTCTTGTCATCAACCGTCCCGAGTCGCGGAATGCGTTCACCATGAGCATGATCCGCGATTGGGAAGAGATCCTGCGGTCATGCCGCACCGATGACGGCGTGCGCGTGGTGATACTGACCGGTGCTGGTGACCGGGCATTTTGCGCCGGCATCGACCTGTCCTGGCTCACCGAAGGCCACACGCCACTTGAGCGAAAGACGGACCTACACGCGGGTATTCAGCGCATAGCTCTGGCGGTCGAGGATCTCGACAAACCGATCATCGCCGCCATCAACGGGGTCGCGGTGGGCGCGGGCCTGGACATGGCGCTGATGTGTGACATGCGGGTGATGTCCAGTACCGCACGGGTCTCCGAGGGCTACGTCAAACTCGGGTTGGCACCCGGCGGCGGGGGCGCGTACTTTCTGCCCCGGCTTGTGGGTCTCGCGAAGGCGCTAGAGTTACTGCTCACCGGTGAACCGGTGGACGCCGCTGAAGCATTACGAATCGGTCTGGTCAACCAGGTGGTGGCGCCGCACGAGCTGGCGGAGACAGTGTTGACTCTTGCGCGTTCCATCGCTGCCAACCCGCCGGCCAGTGTCCGGATGATTCGGCGTGTCACGAGGCAATCGGCAAGTCTGGAGCTACGGCCGGCCCTCGACCTGGTGTCGTCACACGTCGCGGTGCTGGCGACGACAGACGATGTCGGCGAGGCACTCTCGGCGATGACCGAACGGCGTGACGGCAAATACGTCGGTCGTTAG
- a CDS encoding acyl-CoA dehydrogenase family protein, whose protein sequence is MTAIDSVLANGVFGSAAGVSEFEAVRDLVGDLGRRAFDARLGRRRRPETFDGQLWDALTGSGLDRLTSVPENEAGPADLAVVLYELARYSAAVPVAETDLLGAWLAHRAGIDAPSSGPLTSGRGAGTVLGGLVTGAAGAMPWARTAVARVVLVEIRSAGSPAPTQHVALLGATDSVVTDGMNLAGEPRDEVSFAIDARTLQPVDPAVADEYECRGAWARCVQLIGALDAAAASSVLHCRERVQFGRPLSRQQSVQHALAIMAGDIERARAAVTLAVAAAADFGFADRRTEYAVSVAKTVLGPVVGSVTAAAHQLHGAIGTSIEHALWLSTLRARSWIDEFGSTATHARRLGRTILSEPDFWDCVTGSQQASAPRT, encoded by the coding sequence ATGACGGCCATCGACTCTGTACTGGCCAACGGTGTGTTCGGTTCGGCCGCCGGGGTGAGCGAATTCGAGGCTGTCCGGGATCTCGTGGGTGACCTTGGCCGGCGCGCCTTTGACGCCCGGCTGGGCCGTCGGCGACGGCCGGAGACCTTCGACGGTCAATTGTGGGATGCCCTGACCGGCAGTGGACTCGACCGGCTGACCAGCGTCCCCGAGAACGAGGCGGGTCCCGCCGACCTGGCGGTGGTGCTCTATGAGCTGGCTCGGTACAGCGCCGCAGTTCCGGTGGCCGAGACGGACCTGCTGGGCGCCTGGCTGGCGCACCGTGCCGGGATCGATGCACCGTCTTCCGGACCGCTGACCTCCGGTCGTGGGGCGGGTACGGTTCTGGGTGGTCTCGTCACCGGGGCGGCCGGTGCGATGCCGTGGGCGCGAACGGCCGTTGCCCGGGTGGTGTTGGTCGAGATCAGAAGCGCCGGTTCGCCGGCTCCGACCCAGCACGTCGCACTGCTCGGCGCCACGGACTCGGTGGTCACAGACGGTATGAATCTGGCCGGGGAACCTCGCGATGAGGTGTCCTTCGCGATCGACGCGCGAACTCTGCAGCCCGTCGACCCGGCGGTCGCCGATGAGTACGAGTGCCGAGGGGCATGGGCCCGTTGTGTCCAGCTAATCGGCGCGCTCGATGCCGCGGCAGCGTCCTCGGTGCTGCACTGTCGGGAACGGGTACAGTTCGGCCGTCCGTTGAGCCGCCAGCAGAGTGTGCAACACGCCTTGGCGATCATGGCTGGTGATATCGAACGTGCCCGTGCCGCAGTGACTCTGGCCGTGGCCGCCGCCGCTGACTTCGGATTCGCCGACCGCCGAACCGAGTATGCGGTGTCCGTGGCGAAGACAGTCCTGGGGCCGGTGGTCGGCTCGGTGACCGCCGCCGCCCACCAGCTGCACGGCGCGATCGGCACCAGCATCGAGCACGCGCTCTGGTTGTCGACATTGCGCGCGAGAAGCTGGATTGACGAGTTCGGCAGCACCGCAACGCATGCCCGACGCCTCGGGCGAACCATCCTGAGTGAACCCGACTTCTGGGATTGTGTCACAGGATCACAACAGGCCTCGGCGCCAAGAACATAG
- a CDS encoding acyl-CoA dehydrogenase family protein encodes MSTNAMLSAGGHFSDLCANDPELAALRTSIREFLRADRDAHGWSPQVDSWLSCWDEEFSIRLGAAGFLGITTPREYGGAGLGHLHRYVVTEELLAHGAPVAAHWIADRQVAPALLVYGSEEQRRRILPRIAQGRFYSAIGMSEHGAGSDLAAVSTRATRTSGGWVLSGSKVWTSGAHHAHQVVVLARTSAPDPEHRHAGLSQFLVPCDARGVTIDPIELMSGEHHFNEVLFDEVEVPDADVLGEIGDGWHQVTSELSFERSGPERILTTLPLIAAVVARMARTNDIDDSVAADIGHLAARLTSLRQLSVAVARALVAGQAAANQAALVKDLGTRFEQESVDIVADLLDRTSADPDPAIQSMLNAAWLHRPLFTLRGGTNEVLRGVVARGMGLR; translated from the coding sequence ATGAGCACGAATGCCATGCTCTCCGCGGGCGGACATTTCAGCGATCTGTGTGCGAACGACCCCGAACTCGCAGCGCTGCGGACGTCGATCCGCGAGTTCCTACGCGCCGACCGGGATGCGCATGGTTGGTCTCCGCAGGTCGATTCGTGGCTGTCGTGTTGGGATGAGGAGTTCAGTATCCGCCTGGGGGCCGCCGGCTTCCTGGGCATCACGACACCGCGAGAGTATGGCGGGGCCGGTCTCGGTCATCTGCACCGCTACGTCGTGACCGAGGAACTGCTTGCACATGGTGCGCCGGTTGCTGCGCACTGGATTGCCGACCGTCAGGTCGCGCCGGCGTTACTCGTGTACGGATCCGAGGAACAGCGCCGTCGCATCCTGCCGCGCATCGCCCAGGGACGTTTCTACTCCGCGATCGGCATGAGCGAGCACGGTGCTGGTTCGGATCTCGCCGCGGTATCGACTCGTGCCACCAGAACATCGGGCGGTTGGGTGCTGTCCGGCTCCAAAGTCTGGACCAGCGGAGCCCACCATGCCCATCAGGTCGTGGTGCTCGCCCGTACCAGTGCACCTGACCCGGAGCACCGCCACGCCGGACTGAGCCAGTTCCTGGTTCCGTGTGATGCGCGGGGCGTAACGATCGATCCCATCGAACTGATGTCGGGTGAACATCACTTCAACGAGGTGTTGTTCGACGAGGTTGAGGTTCCAGACGCTGATGTGTTGGGAGAGATCGGGGATGGCTGGCATCAGGTCACATCGGAACTGTCGTTCGAACGAAGCGGACCCGAACGAATACTGACCACGCTGCCGCTGATCGCGGCAGTGGTGGCCCGAATGGCCCGCACCAATGACATAGACGATTCGGTGGCGGCCGATATCGGTCACCTGGCCGCTCGGCTCACCTCCCTGCGTCAACTCTCGGTGGCAGTGGCCAGGGCTTTGGTCGCCGGACAAGCCGCCGCCAACCAGGCGGCGTTGGTCAAGGACCTCGGCACACGTTTCGAACAGGAATCCGTCGATATCGTGGCTGATCTGTTGGACAGGACGTCGGCCGATCCCGATCCCGCCATCCAATCGATGTTGAATGCCGCATGGCTACATCGGCCACTGTTCACGCTACGCGGTGGCACCAACGAAGTACTGCGCGGAGTTGTGGCGCGGGGAATGGGACTGCGATGA